In the genome of Moorena sp. SIOASIH, the window TACTACCAATTACTAAATCCACTCCCATGCTAATTAAAGGAAATCCTAAGGTTTGAGCGCAGACTTTGGCAGCAAAGGTTTTTCCTGTTCCTGGAGGACCAATCAATAGCCATCCCTTGGGCAATGGAATCCCATAAGCTCTGGCTTGATCAGAAAAATCTTGTTTCACCCATTCCAAGGCTTGTTTCAGTTTATCTAATCCGCCAAATTCCCCAACATCAGGTTTGAGGAATTCTAAACCAAATCCTTTGAGTCTGTGAATTTTGTAATTGATTAATTGCTTGGCTAGCTCTGATTGACATTGGGCTTTATTGACTGCTATATGAAATTGCTTGCGTTCGCCTTTGGCGCGCTCTGAAGAGCGATCGCTTAACAGGCAAGACACTATGGGAGCGTATTTATTTTTTTTCCCCGCCAGTTTGACTGCCATCCGAATTTCTTCCGGGGTCAATCCCCCGATAGACCGAGCTAGTCTATCGTCTAGAGGTGTTTCTTGGTCAGCCAAACCATATTCTACTAAATGAGTTTTTAATAATGCTGTGACTTCCTTGGGTTCTGGGAAAGGAAATTCGGCAGCAGGAATAATTGAGTTTAAAATTCGAGGTAACTCATTCTCCCCCGTATCCAGAAGAATTAGAAACTTATCGCTTGATAGACCAAAGTTGTAGAGAACATTAGACAATGAGGTTCTGATGGTTATGGTTTGCCCACTGTCAGCACTATCGAGTAAAGACGGTAAATCTTCTAAGATAAATAAGGCTTTACCAGAATAGGCTTGGCAAAAATTCAACACTTCAACAACCTGTGAAAATGGCTCACGCTCTTCTAGGACATTAACCATTGAACTTTCTAAGGTTTGAGAATTTCCATGCCACTCAATTTTCTGAAATCCACGACTAGCTAAATTCCAGAGGTAAACTAGGAATACTCCATCCTGGGTAAGACTCTGACAAATCCACCTAAGTACATTGTGTCTTTCAATCAAGGGAATTCCTATAGATACTGCTCTATAGCATTCTAATAATGTCCCAACTTCGGGTATATTCATTCTCAAGCAAACGTTATTCAGTCAAAATTAAACTATAGCATTTTAAAATATGTGAGGTACAAATTTATGGGTTTTAGGGAGCAGGGAGCAGGCAAGAGGAATCCCCCCTAACCCCCCTTACTAAGGGGGGCGGGCAAGAGGCAAGAGGCAAGAAAAATCCCCCCTAACCCCCCTTAGTAAGGGCAAGAGGGAAAAA includes:
- a CDS encoding AAA family ATPase; amino-acid sequence: MIERHNVLRWICQSLTQDGVFLVYLWNLASRGFQKIEWHGNSQTLESSMVNVLEEREPFSQVVEVLNFCQAYSGKALFILEDLPSLLDSADSGQTITIRTSLSNVLYNFGLSSDKFLILLDTGENELPRILNSIIPAAEFPFPEPKEVTALLKTHLVEYGLADQETPLDDRLARSIGGLTPEEIRMAVKLAGKKNKYAPIVSCLLSDRSSERAKGERKQFHIAVNKAQCQSELAKQLINYKIHRLKGFGLEFLKPDVGEFGGLDKLKQALEWVKQDFSDQARAYGIPLPKGWLLIGPPGTGKTFAAKVCAQTLGFPLISMGVDLVIGSSPTHLKRLLRRVEAASPCVLFLDELDKFFDSQTNNTKQILGILLTWLQEKTTPTFVIGTLNRLDALPPELTRAGRFDKLFYVGFPKEIERFEIFKLHASRFDPRYREGNGPLTEKQWRRLLSATRKCTGAEIRAIVESAVQRVFHQGQRTPFKIELENLLEQREAMTPLYSQDTERVLAMENRAEGVCKPSSSPDKSIFAREITTLWGERLNVGS